From one Streptomyces sp. Q6 genomic stretch:
- a CDS encoding aspartate aminotransferase family protein encodes MSKEFDLGTLLAERGAERYELHAKYLNHQLPKMLHTIGFDKVYERAEGAHFWDGDGNDYLDMLAGFGVMGLGRHHPVVRKALHDVLDASLADLTRFDCQPLPGLLAEKLIAHSPHLDRVFFGNSGTEAVETALKFARYATGKPRVLYCAHAFHGLTTGSLSVNGEDGFRDGFAPLLPDTAVPLGDLDALARELKKGDVAALIVEPIQGKGVHESPPGYLRAAQDLLHQHKALLIADEVQTGLGRTGDFYAYQHEDGVEPDLVCVAKALSGGYVPVGATLGKDWIFKKVYSSMDRVLVHSASFGSNAQAMAAGLAVLSVMEDEQTVANARAMGDLLASRLTALIDRYELLSDVRGRGLMIGIEFGRPKSLKLRSRWTMLQAARKGLFAQMVVVPLLQKHRILTQVSGDHLEVIKLIPPLVVDEADVDRFVDAFTAVMDDAHSGGGLMWDFGKTLVKQAVANR; translated from the coding sequence ATGAGCAAGGAGTTCGACCTCGGCACGCTGCTCGCCGAGCGCGGCGCCGAACGGTACGAGCTGCACGCCAAGTACCTCAACCACCAGCTGCCGAAGATGCTGCACACCATCGGCTTCGACAAGGTCTACGAGCGGGCCGAGGGCGCGCACTTCTGGGACGGCGACGGCAACGACTACCTGGACATGCTCGCCGGCTTCGGCGTCATGGGCCTCGGCCGGCACCACCCCGTCGTACGGAAGGCGCTGCACGACGTCCTCGACGCCTCGCTCGCCGACCTGACCCGGTTCGACTGCCAGCCGCTGCCGGGCCTGCTCGCCGAGAAGCTGATCGCGCACAGCCCGCACCTGGACCGGGTGTTCTTCGGCAACAGCGGCACGGAGGCCGTGGAGACCGCACTCAAGTTCGCGCGGTACGCCACCGGAAAGCCGCGCGTCCTGTACTGCGCGCACGCCTTCCACGGCCTGACGACCGGCTCCCTGTCGGTCAACGGCGAGGACGGCTTCCGTGACGGGTTCGCCCCGCTGCTGCCCGACACGGCCGTCCCGCTCGGTGATCTCGACGCGCTGGCACGGGAGTTGAAGAAGGGCGACGTCGCCGCGCTCATCGTCGAGCCCATCCAGGGCAAGGGCGTGCACGAGTCGCCGCCCGGCTATCTGCGGGCCGCGCAGGACCTCCTGCACCAGCACAAGGCACTGCTCATCGCCGACGAGGTGCAGACCGGGCTCGGCCGGACCGGCGACTTCTACGCGTACCAGCACGAGGACGGCGTCGAGCCGGACCTCGTGTGCGTGGCGAAGGCGCTGTCGGGCGGCTATGTCCCGGTCGGCGCGACGCTCGGCAAGGACTGGATCTTCAAGAAGGTCTACTCGTCCATGGACCGCGTCCTGGTCCACTCGGCGAGCTTCGGGTCCAACGCCCAGGCCATGGCCGCCGGGCTCGCCGTCCTGTCGGTCATGGAGGACGAGCAGACCGTCGCGAACGCCCGCGCCATGGGCGACCTCCTCGCGTCCCGGCTCACCGCGCTCATCGACCGCTACGAACTCCTCAGTGACGTGCGCGGGCGCGGGCTGATGATCGGCATCGAGTTCGGCAGGCCCAAGTCCCTGAAGCTGCGCAGCCGTTGGACGATGCTCCAGGCCGCGCGCAAGGGCCTGTTCGCGCAGATGGTCGTGGTGCCGCTGCTCCAGAAGCACCGGATCCTCACCCAGGTCTCCGGCGACCACCTCGAAGTGATCAAGCTGATCCCGCCGCTGGTCGTGGACGAGGCCGACGTGGACCGGTTCGTCGACGCGTTCACCGCCGTCATGGACGACGCGCACAGCGGCGGCGGCCTGATGTGGGACTTCGGCAAGACCCTCGTCAAGCAGGCGGTGGCCAACCGCTGA
- a CDS encoding XRE family transcriptional regulator, whose translation MSPALPEEVPEPPELPAVAPQLRALRRRASFTLETAARSAGLSPAHLSRLETGQRQPSLPMLLALARTYGTTVSELLGETPADRDAVVRAGAMEPTEAGGWVYRQAGAAGRGMQALRVHIPYGSQGDIVRVHPGEEWLYVLEGRLRLRLGDTSHRLGPGDSAHFDSLTPHRLAAADQGGAELLFVHTLLQSPTAALCLGPAAGPIREV comes from the coding sequence ATGAGTCCTGCCCTCCCGGAGGAGGTTCCGGAGCCCCCGGAGCTGCCCGCCGTAGCGCCCCAGCTGCGCGCCCTGCGGCGCCGCGCCTCCTTCACGCTGGAGACCGCGGCCCGCTCGGCCGGCCTGTCACCGGCCCATCTCTCACGCCTGGAGACCGGACAGCGCCAGCCGTCGCTGCCGATGCTGCTCGCCCTCGCCCGTACCTACGGTACGACGGTCTCCGAACTGCTCGGCGAGACCCCCGCCGACCGCGACGCCGTCGTACGGGCCGGCGCCATGGAACCCACCGAGGCCGGCGGCTGGGTGTACCGGCAGGCAGGCGCCGCCGGGCGCGGCATGCAGGCGCTGCGGGTCCACATCCCGTACGGCAGCCAGGGCGACATCGTCCGGGTCCACCCCGGCGAGGAATGGCTCTACGTCCTCGAAGGGCGACTGCGGCTGCGGCTCGGGGACACTTCCCACCGGCTGGGTCCCGGTGACAGCGCCCACTTCGACTCCCTCACCCCGCACCGGCTCGCCGCGGCGGACCAGGGCGGGGCCGAGCTCCTCTTCGTCCACACCCTGTTGCAGAGCCCGACCGCCGCGCTGTGCCTCGGCCCCGCGGCCGGTCCGATCCGGGAGGTCTGA
- a CDS encoding DUF6126 family protein: MSDTERPAGRDIEDKLPRGIWVRVLVYVFAGHALAAFIYLLFTLGGGQ; the protein is encoded by the coding sequence ATGAGCGACACCGAGCGGCCCGCGGGCCGCGACATCGAGGACAAGCTGCCGCGCGGCATCTGGGTGCGGGTGCTCGTGTACGTCTTCGCCGGGCACGCCCTGGCCGCCTTCATCTACCTGCTGTTCACGCTGGGCGGCGGCCAGTAG